In the Leptospira limi genome, one interval contains:
- a CDS encoding STAS domain-containing protein produces the protein MVIHETSSNQVVVITIEGEVDLYNAKELKDILDDKMRKHQYEIVVNLEKVPFMDSSGIGTLVTAMYKLKKYHGNLKVCSVHGSVAKVFKMTGMESHLEVFETEEMAVTSMINERNTHSD, from the coding sequence ATGGTCATTCACGAAACGTCTTCCAATCAGGTAGTTGTCATCACCATTGAAGGTGAAGTCGATTTGTACAATGCAAAAGAATTGAAAGACATTCTGGATGACAAAATGCGCAAACACCAATACGAGATTGTTGTGAATTTGGAAAAGGTTCCGTTTATGGACAGTTCTGGAATAGGAACCCTCGTAACTGCGATGTACAAATTAAAAAAATACCATGGTAATTTAAAAGTATGTAGTGTGCATGGTTCTGTTGCAAAAGTGTTTAAGATGACTGGAATGGAAAGTCACTTGGAAGTGTTTGAAACCGAAGAGATGGCAGTCACTTCTATGATCAACGAACGTAACACTCATTCGGATTAG
- a CDS encoding SufE family protein has product MKQNIEDIQKEIISEFSELTDWEEKFQYLIELGEELPKFPDEKRTEEYLVPGCQSRVWVAPKLTEGKLEFDADSDTALTKGLIAILIRVFSGQSPEDIANASLGFIEEVGLAKFLSISRRNGLFSMVQKLKGYAEKV; this is encoded by the coding sequence ATGAAACAAAACATTGAAGATATCCAAAAAGAAATCATCTCTGAGTTTTCGGAACTGACTGATTGGGAAGAAAAATTCCAATACCTTATCGAGTTAGGTGAGGAACTACCAAAGTTTCCTGATGAAAAAAGAACAGAAGAATATTTAGTACCGGGATGCCAATCTCGGGTTTGGGTTGCACCAAAACTGACTGAAGGGAAATTAGAGTTTGATGCAGATAGTGATACGGCACTTACGAAAGGACTGATTGCGATTCTAATACGAGTATTTTCAGGACAAAGTCCAGAAGATATAGCGAATGCCTCACTTGGATTTATAGAAGAAGTTGGTCTTGCAAAGTTTTTATCGATCTCAAGACGGAATGGACTATTTTCTATGGTACAAAAACTAAAGGGGTACGCAGAAAAAGTATAA
- a CDS encoding DJ-1 family glyoxalase III, giving the protein MATQVLIPLCPGFEEMEAIILIDVLRRGNVNVVSISKSKEPVIASRHTIHLADKTFSEINPNDFDAIVLPGGLNGTKNLMAEPEIETLLHSFHQLKKTIGAICAAPAVLRKFQILSGENPYTAFPSPEDLVSGAGGKYTGKRIESYKHIHTSVGPGSAFEFALYLLELFEGKEVMEKVKQGLLLP; this is encoded by the coding sequence ATGGCAACTCAGGTTTTAATTCCACTATGCCCTGGTTTTGAAGAAATGGAAGCAATCATTTTGATTGATGTCCTGCGCCGAGGAAACGTAAACGTTGTCTCGATTAGCAAATCGAAAGAACCAGTGATTGCATCGCGTCATACAATTCACCTGGCAGACAAAACTTTTTCAGAAATTAATCCCAATGATTTTGATGCCATTGTTCTACCAGGAGGTCTTAACGGCACAAAGAACCTTATGGCAGAACCTGAAATCGAAACACTATTGCATTCCTTCCACCAATTGAAAAAAACAATTGGTGCCATTTGTGCTGCTCCTGCTGTTTTACGAAAGTTTCAGATTCTGTCGGGAGAAAATCCATATACTGCGTTTCCATCGCCTGAGGATTTGGTGAGTGGAGCCGGCGGAAAGTATACAGGAAAACGAATTGAGTCGTATAAACACATCCATACGAGTGTAGGGCCTGGATCTGCTTTTGAATTTGCTTTGTATCTTTTAGAATTATTCGAAGGGAAAGAGGTAATGGAAAAGGTAAAACAGGGATTGTTATTACCCTAA
- a CDS encoding serine hydrolase domain-containing protein → MKQILILFFVLFTIQCSKDLSPFGGEVNVSPLPKRIKPEWPNPNWKIVTPESVGVSSAKLKLVEEYAFARTGDETDRKGRRTDAVVILRNGKLIYEKYARNFKEDKLHLTWSVSKSILQTMYGIAVKDGLIKLDDPGYYHYEPLSRDEAHKKITIRHLLNMSSGLAAEEGYESGPLKSSVIAMLYTRGRQDMGSFCANLPLRAEPGTQVYYSSCDTNILSAILKKVYGKEEYDKLPFEKIFKPLGISNVTFERDASGTYVGSSYLYMTARDLAKIGYLYLNDGVWNGERFLPEGWLTFTRTPSPGYKTTPYSDDLSQDNYTAHWYANTGVPDRGIHEPWPDAPKDTFAALGHWGQMMYVIPSLDLVVVRFGDDREKAFIKNEFLKLIKESVIR, encoded by the coding sequence ATGAAACAAATTCTGATTCTATTTTTTGTTCTTTTTACAATCCAATGTAGTAAAGACCTTTCTCCCTTTGGTGGAGAAGTAAATGTATCTCCCCTCCCCAAACGTATCAAACCTGAATGGCCAAATCCAAATTGGAAAATTGTCACTCCTGAATCAGTTGGTGTTTCTTCCGCAAAACTCAAATTAGTTGAAGAGTATGCATTTGCCCGAACTGGTGATGAAACAGACAGAAAAGGTAGACGAACTGATGCCGTTGTCATCCTTCGGAATGGAAAACTCATTTATGAAAAATATGCACGCAATTTTAAGGAAGACAAACTTCACCTAACTTGGTCAGTCTCAAAAAGTATTTTACAAACAATGTATGGAATTGCCGTCAAAGATGGACTGATCAAGTTAGATGACCCTGGATATTATCATTATGAACCACTCAGTAGAGACGAAGCCCATAAAAAAATCACCATCCGTCATCTTTTAAATATGTCTTCCGGTCTTGCTGCAGAAGAAGGGTATGAAAGTGGTCCACTCAAATCTTCTGTGATTGCCATGTTGTATACGAGGGGCCGACAAGACATGGGGAGTTTTTGTGCCAACCTTCCCCTCCGCGCCGAACCAGGTACACAAGTATATTACTCCAGTTGTGATACCAATATCCTTTCTGCGATATTGAAGAAAGTATATGGCAAAGAAGAATATGACAAACTTCCCTTTGAAAAAATATTCAAACCACTTGGAATTTCTAATGTAACATTTGAAAGAGATGCTTCTGGAACGTATGTAGGTTCTTCTTATCTCTATATGACAGCAAGGGATCTTGCCAAAATTGGATACCTGTATTTAAACGATGGTGTGTGGAATGGAGAGAGATTTTTGCCAGAAGGTTGGTTAACATTCACAAGGACACCTTCCCCTGGTTATAAAACAACTCCCTATTCAGATGATTTATCACAGGATAATTATACTGCACATTGGTATGCCAATACGGGAGTTCCTGATCGAGGTATCCATGAGCCTTGGCCTGATGCTCCAAAAGATACCTTCGCTGCTCTTGGACATTGGGGTCAAATGATGTATGTAATTCCAAGTTTAGACCTCGTAGTAGTTCGGTTTGGTGATGACCGCGAAAAAGCGTTTATCAAAAATGAATTTTTAAAATTGATCAAGGAATCAGTGATTCGGTAA
- a CDS encoding trypsin-like peptidase domain-containing protein: MTEKKTNPLRYIAIAFSFLLLGTFLSPILTCGNSNENPLQLKADGGEKLSPAQTQAVALEDAFQEVFDRVSPSVVSIATEGTVNVPLHPFEYFFGRQDPRRSSRQQKLSGLGSGIVLNEDGYIMTNHHVIQNMDKFTVRLKNKKEFEAKLIGSDSTADIAILKISASKGSLTPSLIGDSSKVKVGNWAIAIGAPLGLEQSFTVGVVSAIQRGGLDTSGLSYIQTDAAINQGNSGGPLLNIRGEVVGINRMIVSQSGGSEGIGFAIPINEARRVAEEIKTNGKVTRAWIGAGVDNIAEEDIRQFQLKDNKGAIIRQIVKGSPADKAGLTLNDVIISFDGKPVRSPEELVSFVLASPIGKRMELKIIRNKNEILTSITPEKKPN; this comes from the coding sequence ATGACTGAGAAAAAAACGAATCCTTTACGATATATAGCCATTGCGTTTAGCTTTTTATTACTTGGGACATTTTTGTCTCCCATATTGACGTGTGGAAATTCAAACGAGAACCCGTTACAACTCAAAGCAGATGGTGGAGAAAAATTATCACCAGCTCAAACCCAAGCAGTTGCTCTCGAAGATGCGTTCCAAGAAGTGTTTGATCGAGTTTCCCCCAGTGTTGTTTCCATTGCAACGGAAGGGACCGTGAATGTTCCACTCCACCCGTTTGAATATTTTTTTGGAAGACAAGATCCAAGAAGGAGTTCACGCCAACAAAAACTTTCAGGGCTTGGTTCTGGAATTGTTTTAAACGAAGATGGTTATATTATGACCAACCATCACGTGATCCAAAACATGGATAAATTCACTGTTAGGTTAAAAAACAAAAAAGAATTCGAAGCAAAATTGATTGGTTCTGATTCCACAGCAGACATTGCGATTTTAAAAATTAGTGCATCAAAAGGAAGTCTCACTCCAAGTTTGATTGGTGATTCTAGTAAAGTGAAAGTGGGGAACTGGGCGATTGCCATTGGTGCTCCACTCGGACTCGAACAATCCTTTACTGTTGGTGTCGTTTCTGCGATCCAACGCGGAGGACTTGATACATCTGGACTTTCCTACATCCAAACGGATGCAGCCATCAACCAAGGGAATAGCGGAGGACCACTGCTCAATATCCGAGGCGAAGTTGTGGGGATCAATCGTATGATTGTGAGCCAATCAGGTGGATCAGAAGGGATTGGATTTGCCATTCCGATCAACGAAGCAAGAAGGGTTGCCGAAGAGATCAAAACCAATGGAAAGGTCACCAGGGCTTGGATTGGAGCAGGTGTTGACAATATTGCAGAAGAAGACATCCGCCAGTTCCAATTAAAAGACAACAAAGGGGCCATCATCCGCCAAATTGTGAAAGGATCCCCAGCAGATAAAGCAGGACTCACATTAAATGATGTCATCATCAGTTTTGATGGAAAACCTGTCCGTTCCCCAGAAGAATTGGTAAGTTTTGTATTAGCATCTCCGATTGGCAAACGTATGGAGCTAAAAATCATTCGAAATAAAAATGAAATCTTGACGTCCATCACTCCAGAGAAGAAACCCAATTGA
- a CDS encoding TonB family protein produces MAPLSFDFRLPEKEEGEKRLFFAFTFVILLASFFLAHLITRNMLWKMWAEEQTLENLSPKEQEKIYEVLVEQQFINPDKKDEYKALSNKDSAGGGGITEKQGFHTLTQFHEFIMGSATSTPSKTQPKSEESKEDELFEFGIFKADPKTNSNSEERPNQAANAGQMTKIPFNYRFQQDFLFRWDGAKALTIPTKQLAGYYYFKNMLKRIEESFAPPGGGNYAYRDMAGIVAREGIKEGETKVLFMLSEQGQVLDVRLVSSQGQVVVDQACLDSIRGQNFGPVPEEVKAKGLIFGINFIFPGMRYYR; encoded by the coding sequence ATGGCCCCACTCTCTTTTGATTTCCGATTACCCGAAAAAGAAGAAGGGGAAAAACGTCTCTTTTTTGCATTCACATTTGTGATCTTACTTGCGTCCTTTTTTTTAGCTCACCTCATCACGAGGAATATGTTATGGAAGATGTGGGCAGAAGAACAAACTCTCGAAAACCTAAGTCCCAAAGAACAAGAAAAAATATACGAAGTATTAGTAGAACAACAGTTCATCAATCCCGATAAAAAAGATGAATACAAAGCCTTGTCTAATAAGGATTCGGCGGGTGGCGGAGGGATCACCGAGAAACAAGGGTTTCATACATTAACCCAATTCCATGAATTCATTATGGGAAGTGCCACTTCCACTCCAAGTAAAACACAACCAAAATCAGAAGAATCCAAGGAAGACGAACTTTTTGAATTTGGTATTTTTAAAGCAGACCCAAAAACCAATTCCAATTCTGAGGAACGTCCGAACCAAGCTGCAAACGCTGGTCAGATGACAAAAATTCCATTTAACTATCGTTTCCAACAAGATTTTTTATTTCGTTGGGATGGAGCAAAAGCTCTCACCATTCCTACCAAACAATTAGCAGGTTATTATTATTTCAAAAATATGTTAAAACGGATAGAAGAATCCTTTGCTCCTCCCGGTGGTGGAAATTATGCCTATCGTGATATGGCAGGAATTGTTGCCAGAGAAGGAATTAAGGAAGGAGAAACTAAAGTATTGTTTATGTTAAGTGAACAAGGACAAGTTTTGGATGTTCGTTTGGTTTCTTCTCAAGGACAAGTTGTTGTCGACCAAGCATGTTTAGATTCGATACGAGGTCAAAACTTTGGTCCCGTCCCAGAAGAAGTGAAGGCCAAAGGATTAATCTTTGGCATCAATTTTATTTTTCCTGGGATGCGTTATTACCGCTAA
- the ruvB gene encoding Holliday junction branch migration DNA helicase RuvB produces the protein MQAGEEEPNLRPTKLSEFIGQKEVLANLSVYVEAARKRKSPLDHVLISGPPGLGKTTLANIIANELAVAFTPTSAPAISKGADLVRFLTLLKTNEVLFIDEIHGFIKKQEELLYPAMENFFVDLVVGEGVTANALQIQLQPFTLVGATTRSGLVSDPLKSRFGIHLKLDFYTDEEMQIIVDRSAKLLGVNLGEGVAMEVGKRSRKTPRIANHLLKRVRDFAEVNNETSVSLKTCRYAFERMGVDHLGLDAVDRQILDILISRYGGGPVGIKPIAVVLGEEERTIEDTYEPFLVRVGLIDRTPQGRVATKKAYEHLGLPYIGNTGENRENGPTLF, from the coding sequence ATGCAAGCGGGCGAAGAAGAACCAAACCTTCGCCCCACAAAACTGTCTGAGTTCATTGGACAAAAAGAGGTTCTGGCCAATCTATCGGTATATGTTGAGGCGGCTCGCAAACGAAAGAGCCCACTCGACCATGTTCTCATTTCGGGGCCACCTGGACTTGGGAAAACCACCCTCGCGAATATCATAGCCAACGAACTGGCAGTTGCGTTTACTCCCACCTCGGCACCGGCCATTTCGAAGGGTGCTGATTTGGTTCGGTTTCTTACCTTACTCAAAACAAATGAAGTCCTTTTCATCGATGAAATCCATGGGTTTATCAAAAAACAGGAAGAACTTTTATACCCTGCAATGGAGAACTTTTTTGTGGATTTGGTTGTGGGAGAAGGTGTTACCGCCAATGCCTTACAAATCCAACTCCAACCGTTTACCTTAGTGGGTGCCACAACGAGGTCTGGGCTTGTCAGCGATCCTTTAAAATCAAGGTTTGGCATCCATCTCAAACTTGATTTTTACACAGATGAAGAAATGCAAATCATCGTAGATCGTTCGGCAAAATTACTAGGAGTGAACCTCGGCGAAGGTGTGGCGATGGAAGTGGGAAAACGCAGTCGAAAAACCCCAAGGATAGCCAACCATCTCTTAAAACGAGTTCGGGATTTTGCAGAAGTAAACAATGAAACGTCTGTTAGCTTAAAGACATGTCGTTATGCATTTGAGCGTATGGGTGTGGACCATTTGGGACTTGATGCCGTCGACAGGCAAATTCTTGATATTCTCATTTCCCGTTACGGGGGTGGACCTGTCGGGATCAAACCAATTGCCGTTGTCCTAGGGGAAGAAGAACGAACCATCGAAGATACCTATGAACCTTTCCTTGTGCGTGTGGGTCTCATTGACCGGACTCCGCAAGGTCGTGTGGCTACGAAAAAAGCTTACGAACATTTAGGACTTCCTTATATTGGAAATACGGGAGAAAATCGTGAAAATGGCCCCACTCTCTTTTGA
- a CDS encoding LIC12806 family lipoprotein, producing the protein MKPFLSKLHLLGVVFSFLTSIGCGLFYKGVPKPGEFCYVLSKPPECLFVNFEEKKLIWENVEYSLEEKLRMDYFFHKNEDLYELTVATVNRVEIKNLSRSGFNQFYMRKKEKFADIPKGSSNDETKH; encoded by the coding sequence ATGAAACCATTTTTGTCCAAGTTACACTTATTAGGTGTTGTTTTCAGTTTTTTAACAAGTATTGGCTGTGGACTTTTTTACAAAGGAGTCCCAAAACCTGGTGAATTTTGTTATGTGCTTTCAAAACCACCTGAATGTCTGTTTGTCAATTTCGAGGAGAAAAAACTCATCTGGGAAAATGTTGAGTACTCATTGGAAGAAAAACTCCGAATGGATTATTTCTTTCATAAAAATGAAGATTTATACGAACTAACAGTCGCTACAGTCAATAGAGTCGAAATTAAAAATTTATCCCGCTCTGGTTTTAACCAGTTCTACATGAGAAAAAAAGAAAAATTCGCTGATATCCCAAAAGGAAGTTCTAATGATGAAACAAAACATTGA